TGGATTGCGGGCTCGACCGGCGCCTGACCCTGGTCGTGGCCGACGACGGCATCGGCCGGCGGGACGAGCGTCGAAATGAGCCAGACGCTCAACATCAGAAAAATATCAAGGGGCGCGGCGCGAACATTGGCGACAACCGATGGGCTTCAAGCCGGAACGGGCGTCAACGATCCTGATTCAAAAACTGACGCTTACGCCGACATCGCCGCCGTAGCTGACCGTCTGCGCATCAAAGGCGGTCGCCGCGACACAACCCCGTACCATCACCCGCTCGCTGATTGTGTAGGAAGTGCCCGCGCTGGCCGTGGCCCAATCCGACTGCACCGGGGCGGCGGCCATGGAATAGGGCG
This genomic stretch from Solidesulfovibrio sp. harbors:
- a CDS encoding ATP-binding protein; translation: MNIEAICRVQGKNEKHLLDKLNHPLERRGLPHRQESVANAVKHARPGRITLSLDCGLDRRLTLVVADDGIGRRDERRNEPDAQHQKNIKGRGANIGDNRWASSRNGRQRS